A window from Cellulomonas sp. C5510 encodes these proteins:
- a CDS encoding helix-turn-helix transcriptional regulator, whose translation MARTLGRRATLLPARREKGWRMDVVAEVVAYLNEGVSVDVVGHRGSGRSRTADLVEQTLVDEGVPVLRLTGVPALRDRPLGGISAAGFELPRGGASSVGEVLAALRPRVRGRGAVIVVDDLDGLDPASAGVVAALRTTVPAPTLVTRRLGTERDEAVVAVLPAMQPGVRLPLAPLRFGEVQAGAQDLLGGPVDSSTVARLATKSGGIPGLVRALVTVGRRTGTLTYDGAVWRATAPLWSPELAHTLDGYLADLDTRAVGDLTLLAVAGPLDVRRVRALVDDARLLDLQRAGLVGALDGSGSGAMGLYPPLLGDHLVAQCPATLRLEIEARLADEAPHVPHPARAAAGARVHSPEAVVSKRLADHWEEVRDRLQEAWAQDRGPAAGAQLLEATLAAPQSAAAAVDDQVLEVYRGTAREIGGDADRAQLEAWYAVYLAVGRRRLVDARRVLAEAEVAVPSHGAYLRATGAHLGLLLDRVPKAPRTTAAEDRNPLNAEASRGVAVETELARGRTAAARSLLAASAPELPIFHRHHLACEGLARLLAADEPDLATATTVPADVGQLASDPASFRPLAYVTALGLAVGGRVAELDDWLSSALTVTSVGTLQKHYHVGLLSVALLAALWRGEEAYAVGVARQAAATRQQAGPLPLMASGDALVALAADDADGLWSAVDEHLAGGYLAAAVFLAVEALERRPDAVRARAVAELGTRVDGGLLEALVDYARALGEQDEAALAASAERFERCGAVLYTVRAGVARARVLRQRGQTAAAVAQVEAAWATSLDIAQHAPGVFAPYLDALELSPREVDVLRLVVAGLGTAEIAAELTLSVRTVENHVFSTYRKIGVEGRADLLRVAATWLGPRLRSDA comes from the coding sequence ATGGCTCGGACGCTCGGGCGCCGCGCGACCCTCCTGCCCGCCCGACGGGAGAAGGGGTGGCGCATGGACGTCGTCGCAGAGGTCGTGGCGTACCTGAACGAGGGCGTGAGCGTGGACGTCGTGGGCCACCGCGGCTCGGGTCGCTCGCGCACGGCCGACCTCGTCGAGCAGACGCTCGTCGACGAGGGCGTGCCCGTCCTGCGCCTCACCGGCGTGCCGGCGCTGCGTGACCGTCCGCTCGGCGGCATCTCGGCTGCGGGCTTCGAGCTGCCGCGCGGCGGCGCGTCCAGCGTGGGCGAGGTCCTCGCCGCGCTCAGGCCCCGCGTCCGCGGGCGCGGCGCGGTGATCGTCGTCGACGACCTGGACGGGCTCGACCCGGCGAGCGCCGGAGTCGTCGCGGCGCTGCGCACCACCGTGCCCGCTCCGACGCTCGTCACGCGCCGGCTCGGCACCGAGCGCGACGAGGCGGTGGTGGCCGTGCTGCCCGCGATGCAGCCCGGCGTCCGGCTCCCCCTCGCCCCGCTGCGCTTCGGCGAGGTCCAGGCCGGCGCGCAGGACCTGCTGGGCGGGCCGGTCGACTCGTCGACCGTCGCCCGCCTCGCGACCAAGTCGGGCGGCATCCCCGGTCTGGTCCGCGCGCTCGTGACGGTCGGCCGCCGCACCGGCACGCTCACCTACGACGGTGCCGTGTGGCGTGCGACGGCCCCGCTCTGGTCGCCGGAGCTGGCCCACACGCTCGACGGCTACCTCGCCGACCTCGACACCCGCGCGGTCGGCGACCTGACCCTCCTGGCGGTGGCCGGCCCGCTCGACGTCCGGCGGGTGCGGGCCCTCGTCGACGACGCGCGCCTGCTGGACCTGCAGCGCGCGGGGCTGGTCGGGGCTCTCGACGGGTCGGGGAGCGGGGCGATGGGTCTGTACCCGCCGCTGCTCGGCGACCACCTGGTGGCGCAGTGCCCGGCGACGCTGCGGCTCGAGATCGAGGCCCGCCTCGCGGACGAGGCGCCGCACGTGCCCCACCCGGCGCGGGCGGCCGCGGGCGCCCGGGTGCACAGCCCGGAGGCCGTCGTGAGCAAGCGGCTCGCGGACCACTGGGAGGAGGTCCGCGACCGGTTGCAGGAGGCGTGGGCCCAGGACCGCGGTCCCGCCGCGGGCGCGCAGCTGCTGGAGGCCACGCTCGCTGCGCCGCAGAGCGCCGCGGCCGCCGTCGACGACCAGGTGCTCGAGGTCTACCGCGGCACCGCCCGGGAGATCGGCGGCGACGCGGACCGGGCGCAGCTCGAGGCGTGGTACGCCGTCTACCTGGCCGTCGGCCGCCGACGCCTGGTGGACGCCCGGCGGGTGCTGGCGGAGGCGGAGGTCGCGGTGCCGTCGCACGGCGCCTACCTGCGGGCCACCGGCGCCCACCTCGGGCTGCTCCTGGACCGCGTCCCGAAGGCCCCCCGCACCACCGCCGCCGAGGACAGGAACCCGCTCAACGCGGAGGCCAGCCGGGGGGTCGCGGTGGAGACGGAGCTCGCCCGTGGGCGGACCGCCGCGGCACGGTCGCTGCTGGCCGCATCCGCCCCCGAGCTGCCGATCTTCCACCGGCACCACCTCGCGTGCGAGGGCCTGGCCCGTCTGCTGGCCGCCGACGAGCCGGACCTCGCCACCGCGACGACCGTGCCGGCCGACGTGGGCCAGCTCGCGTCCGACCCGGCGTCGTTCCGTCCGCTCGCGTACGTCACCGCTCTCGGGCTGGCCGTCGGCGGCCGCGTCGCCGAGCTCGACGACTGGCTGTCCTCCGCGCTGACGGTGACGTCGGTGGGGACGCTCCAGAAGCACTACCACGTCGGGCTGCTCTCGGTCGCGTTGCTGGCGGCGCTGTGGCGCGGCGAGGAGGCGTACGCGGTGGGGGTCGCCCGCCAGGCGGCGGCCACCCGGCAGCAGGCGGGGCCGCTGCCGCTGATGGCCTCGGGCGACGCGCTGGTGGCGCTCGCGGCCGACGACGCGGACGGGCTCTGGTCCGCCGTCGACGAGCACCTCGCGGGCGGGTACCTGGCGGCGGCCGTCTTCCTCGCCGTCGAGGCGCTCGAGCGCCGGCCGGACGCCGTCCGCGCCCGGGCCGTCGCGGAGCTGGGCACCCGGGTCGACGGGGGGCTGCTCGAGGCGCTCGTCGACTACGCCCGGGCGCTGGGCGAGCAGGACGAGGCGGCGCTGGCCGCGTCCGCCGAGCGGTTCGAGCGGTGCGGAGCCGTCCTGTACACGGTCCGGGCCGGGGTCGCGCGGGCGCGCGTGCTGCGGCAGCGGGGGCAGACCGCCGCTGCGGTCGCGCAGGTCGAGGCGGCGTGGGCCACCTCGCTCGACATCGCGCAGCACGCCCCCGGCGTCTTCGCGCCGTACCTGGACGCCCTGGAGCTCTCTCCGCGGGAGGTCGACGTGCTGCGGCTCGTCGTGGCCGGGTTGGGCACGGCGGAGATCGCCGCGGAGCTGACCCTCAGCGTGCGCACCGTGGAGAACCACGTCTTCAGCACGTACCGCAAGATCGGCGTGGAGGGCCGCGCGGACCTGCTGCGCGTGGCCGCCACGTGGCTGGGCCCGCGGCTGCGGAGCGACGCGTGA
- a CDS encoding LuxR C-terminal-related transcriptional regulator, with protein MDRTLDVAGDALRWLDLGRDVLIRGEEGSGRTTALDDLVRRATAAGTHVLTLRASHVPEAPPLTPVLLHELTRSPRTGGRTPVPELVDVLAEELAGRRNVLAVDDLDHLDPATLVVVEELLRRTSCLLAATVDSAVLEGPARRTLAGRAPAEVAVAPLGEPGTAALLRERLQGPPALALTAALLNQSGGHPAVALALLDAARWSGAADRVDGVWDLVGPLEEAPLDAAVHALTRRLDPRLVHALTLLSWTGPVPAADAAELTGAALFDELVARGRLTVSAADADGLVLVTPPALAHGLVRRRTPAQARHDDAVVRAHFGDDYAPRPHTAVDAAVPDTLTWQLAAENPSAAWTSATAGLLLDRVSVQRAARRAAWREAPTVRHAVALLDAFSGAPDRSLVRDVLAHVSRGPDDDPADLARLLEQQVQWSAWADEDPGAVVRTAERLDLRAGARTPLADARELVAAARAAVHDGRPDEALALLDAAEGAPPEPARAAVEAVRTDALLFDGRVEEAATWARAHLAHAAAELDAAAVRAHTSTLAGLQIVSGRGQDAWPWLSVALRLGLPGPFDDPMPLRVVPLGAVVHARAGDLPFAQLLLRELDHRDLSGDPLLRALTAWAQAEAHYARGEVDAGNRLLWERGLEAAEAGHLTAAMVCWSWVAWVYPADRLRVVLDRFPADRLALFGPVLELHRALTEGPSGAVVAAVGGLRSTLGPAQSRVVLDRLTELRAHEGLPPLTASQVSEAAGVPGGRGLDPSVERAASGTDPLSDREREVALLARAGLSNRDIAARLFLSVRTVESHMYRALRKLGLAARTELATDWDPDAG; from the coding sequence ATGGACCGGACCCTCGACGTGGCGGGCGACGCGCTGCGGTGGCTCGACCTGGGCCGGGACGTGCTCATCCGGGGGGAGGAGGGCTCGGGCCGCACGACCGCGCTCGACGACCTCGTGCGGCGGGCGACCGCGGCCGGCACGCACGTGCTGACCCTGCGGGCGTCCCACGTCCCGGAGGCGCCGCCCCTCACGCCGGTGCTGCTGCACGAGCTGACCCGGTCGCCGCGGACCGGGGGGCGGACGCCGGTGCCGGAGCTCGTCGACGTGCTCGCGGAGGAGCTCGCCGGCCGCCGCAACGTGCTCGCGGTGGACGACCTGGACCACCTGGACCCCGCGACGCTCGTGGTCGTCGAGGAGCTCCTGCGGCGCACGTCGTGCCTGCTCGCCGCGACCGTCGACTCCGCGGTCCTGGAGGGCCCGGCGCGGCGCACGCTCGCGGGCCGCGCGCCCGCCGAGGTCGCGGTCGCCCCCCTCGGGGAGCCGGGGACCGCCGCCCTGCTCCGGGAGCGGCTGCAGGGTCCCCCCGCCCTCGCCCTGACCGCCGCACTGCTCAACCAGTCCGGCGGCCACCCCGCGGTCGCCCTGGCCCTGCTCGACGCGGCCCGGTGGTCGGGCGCCGCGGACCGGGTCGACGGCGTGTGGGACCTCGTCGGCCCGCTGGAGGAGGCACCGCTCGACGCGGCCGTGCACGCGCTGACCCGCCGCCTGGACCCGCGGCTGGTCCACGCGCTCACGCTGCTCTCGTGGACGGGGCCGGTGCCCGCCGCCGACGCAGCCGAGCTCACCGGGGCCGCCCTGTTCGACGAGCTGGTGGCCCGGGGCCGGCTCACCGTGTCGGCCGCCGACGCCGACGGCCTGGTGCTCGTCACGCCGCCCGCGCTCGCCCACGGGCTCGTGCGGAGGCGGACGCCGGCGCAGGCGAGGCACGACGACGCCGTCGTGCGCGCGCACTTCGGCGACGACTACGCCCCACGCCCTCACACCGCCGTCGACGCCGCGGTGCCGGACACCCTGACCTGGCAGCTCGCCGCGGAGAACCCGTCGGCGGCCTGGACGTCGGCGACCGCCGGCCTGCTGCTCGACCGGGTGTCGGTGCAGCGGGCCGCCCGCCGGGCCGCGTGGCGCGAGGCGCCCACCGTCCGGCACGCGGTCGCGCTGCTCGACGCGTTCTCCGGAGCCCCGGACCGCTCCCTGGTCCGGGACGTCCTCGCCCACGTGTCGCGCGGCCCCGACGACGACCCCGCCGACCTCGCCCGGCTGCTCGAGCAGCAGGTGCAGTGGTCGGCGTGGGCGGACGAGGACCCCGGGGCCGTGGTGCGCACCGCGGAGCGGCTCGACCTGCGGGCCGGCGCGCGGACGCCGCTGGCGGACGCGCGGGAGCTGGTGGCCGCTGCCCGCGCGGCGGTCCACGACGGGCGACCGGACGAGGCGCTCGCCCTGCTCGACGCGGCGGAGGGGGCCCCGCCGGAGCCCGCGCGTGCCGCCGTGGAGGCGGTGCGGACGGACGCGCTGCTGTTCGACGGACGCGTGGAGGAGGCGGCGACGTGGGCACGGGCGCACCTCGCGCACGCCGCCGCCGAGCTGGACGCCGCGGCCGTGCGTGCCCACACCTCGACCCTGGCCGGGCTGCAGATCGTGTCCGGCCGCGGGCAGGACGCCTGGCCCTGGCTGAGCGTCGCCCTGCGGCTGGGCCTGCCCGGGCCCTTCGACGACCCGATGCCGCTGCGGGTGGTGCCGCTCGGCGCCGTGGTGCACGCGCGGGCCGGCGACCTGCCGTTCGCACAGCTGCTGCTGCGGGAGCTCGACCACCGCGACCTGTCCGGCGACCCGCTGCTCCGGGCGCTCACGGCGTGGGCGCAGGCGGAGGCGCACTACGCCCGCGGCGAGGTCGACGCCGGCAACCGGCTGCTGTGGGAGCGCGGGCTCGAGGCCGCGGAGGCCGGGCACCTGACCGCGGCGATGGTGTGCTGGTCCTGGGTGGCGTGGGTGTACCCGGCGGACCGGCTCCGGGTCGTGCTCGACCGCTTCCCGGCCGACCGGCTCGCCCTCTTCGGACCCGTGCTCGAGCTGCACCGCGCGCTCACCGAGGGCCCGAGCGGTGCCGTCGTGGCGGCGGTGGGCGGGCTGCGCTCCACCCTGGGCCCGGCGCAGTCGCGCGTCGTGCTGGACCGGCTCACGGAGCTCCGCGCGCACGAGGGTCTCCCGCCGCTCACCGCCTCGCAGGTGTCCGAGGCGGCGGGCGTGCCCGGGGGCCGCGGCCTCGACCCGTCCGTGGAGCGCGCGGCCTCCGGCACCGACCCGCTGAGCGACCGCGAGCGGGAGGTCGCGCTGCTCGCACGGGCCGGTCTCAGCAACCGGGACATCGCCGCGCGGCTGTTCCTCAGCGTGCGGACGGTCGAGAGCCACATGTACCGGGCGCTGCGGAAGCTCGGGCTGGCCGCGCGCACCGAGCTGGCCACGGACTGGGACCCCGACGCGGGCTGA